The Populus alba chromosome 6, ASM523922v2, whole genome shotgun sequence genomic interval atctTTTTTCTCgtaaagcaaaaaaacaaaaaaaaagggggggaagaAAGAGAAAACGAGAGAGAGGATTTCAGTTTTATCAGAACCCAAAAGGACCCCCCCTCCCTGCCCTAGcctgaatctctctctctctctctctctctctctatctctcgtTTTCTCAATTTCCCAAATCGAAAAAGGTCAAATGGTAAGTGGAGGGGGGCATTGGGGTCTGAGGCAAAGGTACAGAAAAGGTAAAGGAGTTAGTAGCAGTAAAAGCTCAAACCGTACAACCTTCTCAGTGCAGGCATTGGCTTCGGACACCAACTCCTCTCTGGCCTTgatagtaaagaaaaaattattacttttttctCTATTGGTTTTTTACAGTCTTTTTAAAGCGCTCTCTTCTTTTAGTTTATGGGTTTCCGTAGTTTTGTCAGAGACAAGAGCTGCCAGGCAGCTTAGCTGCAGCAGCATCAGAGAGGTTCAGACATCATATAAgcagagggggagagagagaggggtggCAGCACTGTTATGAGAACCATTAGTTTTATCCATGTACAGAAGATTCTGCAGGCTAATGGTCCCTGAAATAAATATACCTACTCTACTCTCCAAGCCATTTAGTAATAATAACTACAAGTAATAAACCAAACACATTCACTCTccccaacacacacacaacctgcttcttcccttctttctttctgctACTGTCCCTGCACTTTCACTTCACTGTTAAAGCTTAAAAACAAGCTCTTTTCCATTTTCCttatctttcttctctttttgagACTTgtctcttctccttcctcttcttttctcttccagGGTAATATGATAATGAGTGGAGGAAACAGGTTTCCCTTCACCGCATCCCAGTGGCAAGAGCTTGAGCATCAAGCCCTAATCTACAAGTACATGGTTTCAGGCATCCCCATCCCTCCCGATCTTCTTTTCACCATCAAAAGAAGTGGCTGCTTGGACTCTTCACTCTCTTCAAAGCTCTTTCCTCGCCAACCTCCACATTGTGAACCcactatatatttatatacacGCAGAAATTTCTTGTAaagtctttcttttctttcatctgGGGTTTCTTTTAGCTAATATATGGTGTGTTTTGTGGGTGCAGTTTCCTGGAGCTGTTTTCAGATGGGTTTGGGAAGGAAAATAGATCCAGAACCGGGGAGGTGCAGGAGAACTGATGGAAAGAAATGGAGATGCTCAAAAGAAGCATACCCAGATTCTAAGTACTGTGAGAAACATATGCATAGAGGGAAGAACCGTTCAAGAAAGCCTGTGGAAGTTGCAACACAATCAACAACAGCGCCGACTGTCTCATCAATCACCAGAAACCACTCTAATAATTCACTACTAACAACATCCCCCCACTCTCTTTCGTTATTGTCACCTGAGACCCACCACCAGAATCACCTTCACTATCCTGCTCCTGCAGGTTATCATGCCTATCCAAATCATCAATTCTTGTCTTCTTCAAGACCCCTTGGGATTGGTCGTATGTCCCCTCATGAAAATCCTACTCCCTTGCTTTTGGACTCTGGTGGTTCTTCTCTGGCCAATACAGATTACAGGTCTGTTTTGCAAAAGTAATGTGACATTTATACTACTTTTCTGtggtttgtttattaaaatcctttcttattagtttattttttttttcctgaaaactaaGAAGAAACAGGAATGTTTATGGGCTGAAAGAGGAGGTTGATGAGCACGCTTTCTTCTCAGAACCTTCAGGTTCTATGAGAAGCTTGTCCGGTTCATCTTTGGATGATGCTTGGCAACTCACCCCACTCACAATGAACTCTTCTCCTTCTACTACTAACTCTTCAAAGCAAAGGAGCTTGTCTAGTTTACACAACGAATATTCTTACTTGCAGCTTCAAAGCCTGAGTGATCACGATACCCCAAAACAGCAAAAGCAGTATCAACATAACTATCTTCTGGGAAGTAGTGATGTAGACAGTCTAGGGCCCACAAAAACGGAGAAGGAAAAATCCCAAAAGACTGTTCACCGTTTCTTTGATGAATTGCCACCAAAGGATAAAGATTCATGGCTTGATTTGGATGACAAATCATCAAAAAGTGCATCAGTTTCAGCAACCGGGCTCTCAATATCCATTCCCTCCTCTCATGACTTTCTTCCAATCTTCAGTTCAAGAACTAATAATGGTAATCAATTCAATCTTCTTCGTCTTTTTTTTGGTGTCGATATCTAtttacctttaatttttgtgGATTTTCTTTTCGAACCGGACAAATACTTCTTTTGTCCACgaaattaaatcattttgttttgcaGATGGTTGATTTTACTCTGGTGGGTTTCTGGCCCAAGATGTACTTGGTGGGAGTGGGGGGGTCACCGCCTTCTGTCGAGAGGCCTCAGAATTGCTGaactcttttttggttttttctgcAAAATGTGATTGAGATTGGATTAATTGTGTGTTTATTAATGAAGAGTATCCAATGTCTTTTGCCTCGTGGGTTCTCTCCTTTTCCTACTTTAGGATTTTCACAAAAAGATTTGAAGGACTCTACTTTATGGTAGCCAAGCCATTGATATGAAGGTATCTTCTTCTGGGTTCCATTAATGATTCCTTTCACTTTCAGACACTTGCCCAACCTTGCACTAGTAATAGACGAGGGACCTCATGGTCCCGGGATTTGCTAATTTGTCACTTGTCAATTCACCTAACTGAGATTTGTACGGGTACACTCTACTTGTAGTCATCAATCCACCGCTGCAATTATATCAGAATTGTTCCTGCGTTGGGGGAAAAAAGACTTGATAACAAATGCGAGTATATACCCAATTGATGGTGCCATTGTCTATATAGCTCAACAAACACGACACACTAATTCTATCTTAACAATGAAGCTGGTACGTGTACTTGATAATTGCCTAAAGAAATGCCTGTCTTGAATTTTAATCAGTAGAGTGAATAAAATGGGAAGGGAGGTTTCACTCTTGGAGGTTAGGATTTGTCGGGCATTTTGTTTGTCACTCTTTCATCTTTAATCAACTCCCACGTTAGGCAAATGCATTTATGACGGCTCTCTTCCATAAACCTACCGAAAGgaaccttctttttttgtctttttggttGGTGGTCTTTTATTGCGATGAGACGAGGTGGATTGTAGTCATGGAAAAAAGGAAGCCACCTAGCCAGCCAGGGGGGGTTCGGGTGAAGGTCTTGGCCAACAGAGCGCTAGTCTGTGTCTGTTCTGAACCCTCTGATGGATGTCCATGCGGGGGTCTGGTGCCTTCCTCTGAAAAAGGAGAAGGGAATAGAGACCAGGCTTTAAAAAGGCTTTTTTCCCACTGAATCTTGCAGGCAGCATGGAAGCAAACTTTTTACCAATCCTCTCACCGAACACTACCTCCTATCAGAAGACTGACTGTCTCAGCAATCATCCCAAAAGAAAAGGTCCCATGTCTGACAATATGACCTTACATTTCCTACAGAAGGATACTCATCGTCAAGCACATCAATTCAGCAGACAATTATGTCATTAACATCCATAGAGCTCAATCTCAAATTAACCATCCTTGGCAGCTCGTGGGGGACAGCAACCCCGGCACTCTATGACTTGTGAGTCTGACCCCACTTAAATCtgcatttttctttcaatctcgCCAACTAAAAGGGGTCTCATCACAGAAATGGGCTGTTAGGAAGGACCTGAAAAATGGTAAGAGTGAATTGATGGATGTTAACCTTCGATCTCTTTGCTCACTTGTTTGGctaacaaataaaggaaagaacgAAAGTTGATCCGCCCAAATTGGATGGCTTGTAACTTACAAGTGAGGAAGGATAGGGAGAGTCCTTTCTTTCCTCGTCTCATTCATGCCAAACAAGTAAATTATCTCATTCATCCCTCTTCTCATCCACCCTCCCTATCAATCCCACCTCGGCAACAGACCCCAAGGAGCAAAAGAAAAGTTCGAGCTGGTAACTTGGATGTTCAACAATTTCTTAATAGAGACTGGTCAGAGAATCTCAACTGTACAGCTTCTGcctaaaatatataagattctaaaaattattcaagGATTCAACTGTTCAGCATGGCTGGTGCATATACAAGGATGCAATAGTTGCATTTTCATTAGGATACTTCTATAGTAAACCATACAGAATTGAACTATGGAAGTAATTCAGGGGGGCCAAAACACTGGAAGAGATTTGAGTACCTCCCCAGAGTGCAAGGCCATTCACCTTATGCTGGCATGTTAGTTTCCCCCTGTCCTTGAAGAGGGTTCAAAATGTTCGATATCAATCCTCATCATCAGCAGCAGCATTCTCCTGCCTCTTGTCTCTGAATTCACCATCACTATCCTGCAGATCAGCAGAATTCTCTCGCAAAAGGCTGGACTGTGGCTTCCTCTCTGAAATCTCATCCTCGTCAGATTCTGACCATGCCCGCTTCCTCCTGCCTGCTGATGAAGGTGCAGCCTTCATCCAAAGGAGCAACACGGAAAAATACATGAGAAAGggaaattttcatattttaatgaaCTGCTGCTAAAATACAAACCGATTAAATAGCTAGAataaaacaaagtttaattaacaaTTACCAAGCAGCCTCTTAATGATGCTAAATGATGATTCACTAGTTCTAATTCGTTGATTTCATAGACAAAGTAGCCCATCAAAAATATGACAAACCTTAGCACCAACAAACTAATAAACCTTTCATAACAATTAGTAACTTATCAGGCATCTATAAAGAATTTACAAACTTGAGCAACCACTTAATCACAACACAGAAGTTTGAATTGCTCCACAATCACTGGGTGCTTCCAGCAGCAGGTTTGAGACAGCAAGTAGCCAAgtttcaacatgaaaaaacaGTTACTTTATTACAGTTGCAAgtcgaaaacaaaaacaaacaagttcttACTGCATCATCATCTGCATCAGAGTCTTCCAGCCCAGCTGCTGCAAGAACATCCTGCGCATTCTCTTCTGCATTATCATCCTGATCATTCATTTGATATCCAGGCTCCC includes:
- the LOC118048067 gene encoding growth-regulating factor 4 isoform X2, with amino-acid sequence MIMSGGNRFPFTASQWQELEHQALIYKYMVSGIPIPPDLLFTIKRSGCLDSSLSSKLFPRQPPHFSWSCFQMGLGRKIDPEPGRCRRTDGKKWRCSKEAYPDSKYCEKHMHRGKNRSRKPVEVATQSTTAPTVSSITRNHSNNSLLTTSPHSLSLLSPETHHQNHLHYPAPAGYHAYPNHQFLSSSRPLGIGRMSPHENPTPLLLDSGGSSLANTDYRNRNVYGLKEEVDEHAFFSEPSGSMRSLSGSSLDDAWQLTPLTMNSSPSTTNSSKQRSLSSLHNEYSYLQLQSLSDHDTPKQQKQYQHNYLLGSSDVDSLGPTKTEKEKSQKTVHRFFDELPPKDKDSWLDLDDKSSKSASVSATGLSISIPSSHDFLPIFSSRTNNDG
- the LOC118048067 gene encoding growth-regulating factor 4 isoform X1, with protein sequence MIMSGGNRFPFTASQWQELEHQALIYKYMVSGIPIPPDLLFTIKRSGCLDSSLSSKLFPRQPPHFSWSCFQMGLGRKIDPEPGRCRRTDGKKWRCSKEAYPDSKYCEKHMHRGKNRSRKPVEVATQSTTAPTVSSITRNHSNNSLLTTSPHSLSLLSPETHHQNHLHYPAPAGYHAYPNHQFLSSSRPLGIGRMSPHENPTPLLLDSGGSSLANTDYRRNRNVYGLKEEVDEHAFFSEPSGSMRSLSGSSLDDAWQLTPLTMNSSPSTTNSSKQRSLSSLHNEYSYLQLQSLSDHDTPKQQKQYQHNYLLGSSDVDSLGPTKTEKEKSQKTVHRFFDELPPKDKDSWLDLDDKSSKSASVSATGLSISIPSSHDFLPIFSSRTNNDG
- the LOC118048067 gene encoding growth-regulating factor 4 isoform X3; the encoded protein is MIMSGGNRFPFTASQWQELEHQALIYKYMVSGIPIPPDLLFTIKRSGCLDSSLSSKLFPRQPPHFSWSCFQMGLGRKIDPEPGRCRRTDGKKWRCSKEAYPDSKYCEKHMHRGKNRSRKPVEVATQSTTAPTVSSITRNHSNNSLLTTSPHSLSLLSPETHHQNHLHYPAPAGYHAYPNHQFLSSSRPLGIGRMSPHENPTPLLLDSGGSSLANTDYRNVYGLKEEVDEHAFFSEPSGSMRSLSGSSLDDAWQLTPLTMNSSPSTTNSSKQRSLSSLHNEYSYLQLQSLSDHDTPKQQKQYQHNYLLGSSDVDSLGPTKTEKEKSQKTVHRFFDELPPKDKDSWLDLDDKSSKSASVSATGLSISIPSSHDFLPIFSSRTNNDG